The following proteins are co-located in the Chlamydiota bacterium genome:
- the maf gene encoding septum formation protein Maf, whose product MNDYFYRYRPSSIYLASQSPRRREILEKMKIPFQVVSSSYHEKIFKGIEPEELVLRHALGKARKAEVPKSAQWILGADTMVFCRGKALGKPRHLKEALKMMKALSGQRHEVWTGVVLWDRISDRLLTGCAQTYVWIKNLTEARILYYFNCVNPLDKAGAYAIQEGPKIVERINGSYSNVVGLPKELLNKMLRSISLLKNKN is encoded by the coding sequence ATGAACGATTATTTTTATCGTTATCGTCCTTCTTCTATTTATCTCGCATCCCAATCCCCTCGGCGCAGAGAAATTTTAGAAAAGATGAAGATTCCTTTTCAGGTCGTTTCTTCTTCCTATCATGAGAAAATTTTTAAAGGGATTGAGCCTGAGGAGTTGGTTCTGAGACATGCTTTGGGAAAGGCGAGAAAAGCGGAGGTTCCAAAATCGGCGCAATGGATTTTGGGAGCGGACACGATGGTGTTTTGTCGCGGTAAGGCGTTGGGTAAGCCGAGGCATTTAAAGGAAGCTTTGAAAATGATGAAGGCTTTGTCTGGCCAAAGGCATGAGGTGTGGACGGGGGTTGTTTTGTGGGATCGTATCAGTGATCGGCTTTTGACCGGATGTGCCCAGACGTATGTTTGGATAAAAAATCTAACAGAAGCAAGAATTCTTTATTATTTTAATTGTGTGAATCCTCTGGATAAAGCAGGGGCGTACGCTATTCAAGAGGGACCGAAGATTGTTGAGAGAATCAATGGCTCTTATTCAAATGTGGTTGGACTTCCTAAAGAGTTGCTAAACAAGATGTTGCGTAGTATTTCTCTATTAAAAAATAAGAATTAG
- a CDS encoding glycosyltransferase family 39 protein, which translates to MKQEIKRSMLSLRSILFLAVMLRGLWGMVAFYFTRDASIFYSPDSASYVALAKEMITLHHFSIHGIPELVRTPGYPLFLIPGLILGHLEWVTISLQILLSGWTLYLIYKTAFLFYQDKKTALICAFLFAVEPLSILYSVKILTETLFTFILMAGIYGLVQFLNHRSVKALLFSSISFSLATYIRPISYYLTWVIFVFLLFFWFLKCKRAKDLFCIFLFLLISVGSTALWQIRNNSETGYSGFSAITDINLYFYQGASILSIAQNRSYHEIQDSMGYHDQEIYYKSHPDQKFWNQGKIYQYLKKEGLKIVLEYPLRYFVIHLKGMFRVLWDPGTFEYLKMLKIYPSSGGLLAEVVDQGIFKMARHIFLKQPRLFLLCLLMGVVPFLYFSLGVLGFFLKPHSPISGLLILTSSYFWALSGGPHAVSRFRHPIMPLIIIFAGQGVSYLLERIKKKYCCDGS; encoded by the coding sequence ATGAAACAAGAAATAAAGAGATCGATGCTTTCCCTAAGAAGTATTTTATTTTTGGCGGTGATGTTGAGAGGTTTATGGGGGATGGTGGCTTTTTATTTTACGCGGGATGCATCTATCTTTTATTCTCCTGATTCTGCATCCTATGTGGCGCTCGCCAAAGAAATGATCACCCTACATCATTTTTCAATTCACGGGATTCCGGAACTTGTTCGAACTCCGGGTTATCCCCTTTTCTTAATCCCGGGTTTAATTTTGGGACATTTGGAATGGGTAACGATCAGTTTACAAATTCTTTTGAGCGGTTGGACATTGTATTTAATCTACAAAACTGCTTTTCTTTTTTATCAAGATAAAAAAACAGCTCTTATTTGTGCTTTTTTATTTGCGGTAGAACCCCTTTCAATTTTATATTCTGTCAAAATTTTAACCGAGACGTTATTCACTTTTATCCTCATGGCTGGAATTTATGGCCTTGTTCAATTTTTAAATCATAGATCAGTGAAGGCACTTCTCTTTTCCTCAATATCGTTCAGTCTTGCAACTTATATTCGGCCGATCTCTTACTATTTGACGTGGGTCATTTTCGTATTTCTTTTATTTTTTTGGTTTTTAAAATGTAAGAGAGCTAAAGATCTTTTCTGTATTTTTCTTTTTCTTTTGATTTCTGTAGGCTCGACAGCTTTATGGCAGATCAGAAATAACTCTGAAACAGGATATTCAGGTTTTTCCGCTATCACAGATATTAATTTATATTTTTATCAAGGGGCTTCCATTCTTTCTATTGCTCAAAATCGTTCGTATCACGAAATACAAGATTCGATGGGATATCATGATCAGGAAATTTATTATAAAAGTCATCCCGACCAAAAATTTTGGAATCAAGGCAAGATTTATCAATATCTAAAAAAAGAGGGGCTCAAAATTGTTTTGGAGTATCCCTTGCGCTATTTTGTGATTCATCTTAAAGGAATGTTCAGGGTTTTATGGGATCCAGGGACTTTTGAATATCTGAAAATGTTAAAAATCTATCCTTCATCTGGGGGATTATTAGCCGAAGTCGTTGATCAAGGGATATTTAAAATGGCGAGACATATTTTTTTAAAACAACCCCGCCTATTTCTTCTATGTCTTTTGATGGGTGTCGTACCATTTTTATATTTTTCTTTGGGAGTTTTAGGGTTTTTTTTGAAACCGCATTCACCCATCAGTGGGCTATTGATTCTCACTTCAAGTTATTTTTGGGCCCTTTCAGGAGGACCTCATGCTGTCTCAAGATTTCGACATCCCATCATGCCTCTGATCATTATTTTTGCTGGGCAGGGTGTGTCTTATCTTTTAGAGCGTATTAAAAAGAAATATTGTTGTGATGGAAGCTAA
- a CDS encoding FAD-binding oxidoreductase — MRKIFRKKQIVIASLLIAVIIFLSAKIYQYGALPTEQKEGNFVYPHHEDEAKPVIIKVNPSPFRIQFKQKGGFTNDASYLNKTSVYGIAKISSVEDVKNALFFAKENNLKVTSAGQQHSMGGQSFISNGLVLDMKNFNQMTLDKGHKILKVQSGAIWANVQEFLNKEGLAVKAMQSINIFTVGGTLSVNAHGIDHCPGSIAPTVKSMHIMLSSGEIKTASPVENSELFRSVLGGYGLLGVILDVDLEVVDNEIYQWTRDFMNYRDFPEYYKKNIENHSNIGLLYGRLSLSPTSYLKEVIIHKYGKKLIETKLPPLQFPKHTWINRLVINFSKTGNLGRWIRWMLEKYVEPTLHLCSRNQAMGEKEVCLVSRNQEMYDTMNYLKNRLKDTDILQEYFVPHDQMPEFIDGLRNTVKRNGANLLNVTIRIVSKDHITSLPYAKENMFAFVLCFNQKFNEKESRILEKTTRELIDLAIHLDGTFYLPYQLYYSKEQLRKAYPEIDAFFEIKKHYDSIGLFSNKFYEKYGKKQI; from the coding sequence ATGAGAAAAATTTTTCGTAAAAAACAGATTGTCATAGCATCGCTGCTCATTGCGGTGATCATTTTCCTAAGTGCAAAAATTTATCAATATGGAGCTTTACCCACCGAACAAAAAGAGGGAAATTTTGTTTATCCTCATCATGAAGATGAAGCTAAGCCCGTTATCATAAAGGTCAATCCTTCACCGTTTCGGATTCAGTTCAAACAAAAAGGTGGTTTTACGAACGATGCAAGTTATCTCAATAAAACATCGGTTTATGGCATTGCTAAAATATCCTCTGTTGAAGATGTTAAAAATGCCCTCTTTTTTGCGAAGGAAAACAATTTGAAGGTAACGAGTGCTGGCCAGCAACATAGTATGGGGGGACAAAGTTTTATTTCAAATGGGTTGGTGCTTGACATGAAAAATTTTAATCAGATGACCTTGGATAAAGGGCACAAAATTCTTAAGGTTCAAAGCGGTGCAATTTGGGCCAATGTACAGGAATTTCTCAATAAAGAGGGGCTTGCGGTTAAAGCGATGCAGTCGATTAACATTTTTACCGTTGGCGGTACGTTAAGCGTTAATGCTCATGGGATTGATCATTGTCCTGGATCCATTGCCCCAACTGTAAAGTCGATGCACATTATGCTAAGCAGTGGAGAAATTAAAACTGCAAGTCCAGTTGAAAATTCTGAGTTATTTAGATCCGTTCTAGGTGGTTATGGCCTTTTGGGCGTTATCCTTGATGTTGATTTAGAGGTTGTAGATAACGAGATCTACCAATGGACAAGGGATTTTATGAATTACAGAGATTTTCCAGAATATTATAAAAAAAATATTGAGAACCATTCAAACATAGGTCTTTTGTATGGAAGATTATCCCTATCTCCAACTTCTTACTTGAAAGAGGTTATTATTCATAAATATGGAAAAAAATTAATAGAGACAAAATTGCCTCCTCTTCAATTTCCTAAGCATACTTGGATCAACAGATTGGTCATTAACTTTTCAAAAACTGGGAACTTGGGCCGCTGGATCCGATGGATGCTTGAAAAATATGTGGAACCTACTCTACATCTTTGCTCTCGAAATCAAGCGATGGGTGAGAAAGAGGTTTGTTTGGTTTCTAGAAATCAAGAAATGTATGACACCATGAATTACTTAAAAAATAGATTAAAGGATACTGATATTTTACAAGAATATTTTGTTCCCCATGACCAAATGCCCGAGTTTATTGATGGGTTAAGAAATACAGTCAAAAGAAATGGGGCCAATCTTTTGAACGTGACGATCAGAATTGTGAGTAAAGATCATATTACGTCACTTCCCTATGCAAAAGAAAATATGTTCGCATTTGTTTTATGTTTTAATCAAAAATTTAATGAGAAAGAATCAAGAATTTTAGAAAAGACAACAAGAGAGTTGATTGATTTGGCTATTCATTTAGATGGGACGTTTTATTTGCCCTATCAGCTTTATTATTCTAAAGAGCAGCTTCGTAAAGCTTATCCAGAGATTGACGCCTTCTTTGAGATCAAGAAGCATTACGATTCGATCGGATTATTTTCAAATAAATTTTATGAAAAATATGGGAAAAAGCAGATATGA
- a CDS encoding tetratricopeptide repeat protein — translation MKRIFYSLFIGIILFFESGIEGHSSEMNSEAKATFDRAFTLIEKGNLEEAKTLYEKTIQLAPESQDAWLEYTSCLRKCHHLQRAVRAGWRAVELGQDSSSVWTNLGNVFLDANAWNSASDAFKKVQILSEDRKHVVQNFLNLGFRQWIFGDSEAALKTFNEALKLNSSNGQTLLDISAVLLSQQKLEEGLHQIHEAILTLQNEDNKRGLIYAENVLDIMKDEGVLIPPLSTGQFFQNLPEPFLKQPVLGTALGLKIEDEVKYTIPVSFSHKVLLKVPELWEIDVTEGSRQEPGTITFQPKKDDQFKLMLSFMVSKKNVLEIQETVRKNGEESLKESVETQLSLIQIESDSFHGCAYFLTDRSLVGKEPKENDYPYLIQGIGKAGDVDVFFTVLSRFKDEKFVNEMLEKVSKICSL, via the coding sequence ATGAAAAGAATTTTTTATTCTCTATTCATTGGGATAATTTTATTTTTTGAGAGTGGGATAGAGGGTCATTCTTCAGAAATGAACTCTGAAGCAAAAGCCACTTTTGATCGGGCCTTTACCCTTATTGAAAAGGGAAATCTTGAAGAAGCTAAAACACTCTATGAAAAGACTATTCAGTTAGCCCCTGAATCTCAAGATGCTTGGTTAGAATATACTTCATGTTTAAGAAAGTGTCATCACTTGCAAAGGGCAGTACGGGCAGGATGGAGGGCGGTTGAGTTGGGGCAAGATTCCTCTTCAGTTTGGACCAATTTAGGAAATGTTTTTCTAGATGCAAATGCCTGGAATAGCGCAAGTGATGCTTTTAAAAAGGTGCAAATATTATCTGAAGACCGTAAACATGTTGTTCAAAATTTTTTGAATTTAGGCTTTCGTCAATGGATCTTTGGAGATTCCGAGGCGGCTTTAAAAACATTTAATGAAGCTCTTAAGTTAAATTCATCCAATGGACAGACTCTTTTAGATATAAGTGCTGTTCTTTTATCTCAACAAAAACTTGAAGAGGGCCTTCATCAAATTCATGAAGCTATTCTCACCCTTCAAAATGAGGATAATAAAAGGGGTTTAATTTACGCAGAAAATGTTTTAGATATCATGAAAGATGAAGGCGTATTGATCCCTCCATTATCTACGGGTCAGTTTTTTCAGAATTTACCTGAGCCATTTTTAAAACAGCCTGTTTTGGGTACAGCTCTTGGCTTAAAGATTGAGGATGAAGTGAAATATACAATACCCGTTAGTTTTTCCCATAAAGTTTTGCTTAAGGTCCCGGAACTATGGGAAATTGATGTTACGGAAGGTTCTCGACAAGAACCGGGTACGATTACTTTTCAACCAAAAAAGGACGATCAATTTAAACTGATGTTAAGCTTCATGGTAAGTAAGAAAAATGTTCTTGAGATTCAGGAAACCGTTCGCAAAAATGGAGAAGAATCTTTAAAAGAATCTGTTGAAACCCAACTTTCACTGATCCAAATCGAATCTGATTCATTCCATGGTTGCGCTTATTTTCTTACAGATCGATCTCTTGTTGGTAAAGAACCCAAAGAAAATGATTATCCTTATCTTATTCAGGGGATTGGGAAAGCAGGTGATGTGGATGTTTTTTTTACCGTTTTATCTCGCTTTAAAGATGAAAAATTTGTGAATGAGATGTTGGAAAAAGTAAGTAAGATTTGTTCGCTTTAA
- a CDS encoding tetratricopeptide repeat protein, whose protein sequence is MNFLRLGAFALLLLNLFSAFCFSEENGYSPILEHRMKANEMVQMLREERYSEVDAFLQSTHEKHLQTVDGSTSLNLLYDYISGHNELTEEILKRWRDSSPQSHFAYTVSGYFYIHYAWKARGSEWADKVASEMWPLFKARILLAKFYLEQAYQMDSSDPNSSTFLITVCRGLSLKRKIMENYFQRAIQADPTFFDAYFEKLQYLMPKWQGSKKKMFRFAMRAALEAPQHSAIPLVLAYAHDEMADRSGDRNKYLSDPKVWNDIEAVFEKFFETSPKCNSRRTMFAQLAIDAGKLELAKKHLDLVISYYPKSYTPYYERGRYFMVLKEYQKAIEDFTKAIEMFPSYEEAYTKRGVSHVRLGEYEAALNDFSKAIELDPRNEYGLSQIGSIYLSKKDYKQAINFCSKAVEIDDKDTLAFSSRAYAYSMINDFQKALKDYQRVMEITDQHEYIFSNMGYVYVKLEQPEKALEYFKKAIQYNPDDQYAQRWFSSVKQRLSKSGEVKRVVEVKKLTPSFFDILRVILMVLLLGTFVGIRLKRKKI, encoded by the coding sequence ATGAATTTTCTTCGCTTAGGTGCTTTCGCTTTACTTCTTCTTAATCTTTTCTCAGCCTTCTGCTTTTCTGAAGAGAACGGGTATTCTCCTATTTTGGAGCATCGAATGAAAGCCAATGAGATGGTTCAAATGTTGAGAGAAGAGAGGTATTCTGAAGTTGATGCGTTTTTACAATCAACCCATGAGAAACATCTTCAGACGGTTGATGGTTCTACCAGCCTTAATTTGCTCTATGACTATATTTCTGGACATAATGAGCTTACAGAAGAAATTTTAAAGAGGTGGAGAGACTCTTCTCCTCAATCCCATTTTGCATATACGGTGAGTGGCTATTTTTATATCCATTATGCATGGAAGGCTCGAGGGAGTGAGTGGGCCGACAAAGTAGCTAGCGAAATGTGGCCTCTTTTTAAAGCTAGAATATTACTCGCAAAGTTTTATCTCGAACAGGCCTATCAGATGGATTCTTCAGACCCTAACTCCTCTACATTCTTGATCACGGTCTGTCGAGGACTTTCTTTAAAGAGAAAGATCATGGAAAATTATTTTCAGAGGGCTATTCAAGCAGATCCCACCTTTTTTGATGCCTATTTTGAAAAATTGCAATATCTCATGCCCAAATGGCAAGGTTCAAAAAAGAAGATGTTTCGATTTGCCATGAGGGCCGCTCTTGAAGCGCCACAGCATTCGGCGATTCCTTTGGTTTTGGCTTATGCGCATGATGAAATGGCGGACCGATCAGGTGATCGGAATAAATATTTATCAGATCCAAAAGTTTGGAATGATATTGAAGCGGTATTTGAAAAGTTTTTTGAAACATCTCCCAAGTGTAATTCTAGAAGAACGATGTTTGCACAATTGGCCATTGATGCAGGTAAGCTTGAATTGGCAAAGAAGCATTTGGACCTTGTCATTTCATATTATCCAAAAAGTTATACCCCTTATTATGAGCGAGGGCGGTATTTTATGGTTCTCAAGGAATATCAAAAAGCGATTGAGGATTTTACGAAGGCCATAGAAATGTTTCCTTCGTATGAAGAGGCTTATACCAAGCGGGGAGTATCTCATGTTAGACTTGGAGAATATGAAGCGGCTTTAAATGATTTTTCCAAAGCGATTGAATTAGACCCTCGTAATGAATATGGTCTTTCACAAATAGGCTCGATTTATCTTTCAAAGAAGGATTACAAGCAGGCGATTAATTTTTGTTCAAAAGCAGTGGAGATCGATGATAAAGACACCCTAGCTTTTTCTTCCCGAGCGTATGCTTATTCAATGATAAATGATTTTCAAAAAGCCCTTAAAGATTATCAGAGAGTTATGGAGATCACAGATCAGCATGAATATATATTTTCTAATATGGGATATGTCTATGTCAAATTGGAGCAACCTGAAAAGGCTTTAGAATATTTTAAAAAAGCTATTCAGTATAATCCTGATGATCAATATGCTCAGCGTTGGTTCTCTTCCGTCAAGCAGAGACTCTCAAAATCAGGGGAAGTTAAGAGAGTAGTAGAAGTAAAGAAGCTAACGCCATCTTTTTTTGATATTCTTCGAGTAATTTTGATGGTGTTGTTATTAGGAACATTTGTGGGTATTCGCCTAAAAAGGAAAAAGATATGA